One stretch of Streptomyces sp. A2-16 DNA includes these proteins:
- a CDS encoding BTAD domain-containing putative transcriptional regulator — translation MTVHLTVLGSIESHIDGKPAPLGHSRQRSVLAALLVDTGRPVTTGELAERVWGEAPPRQARATLHGYVSRLRQAFSTTTEVAITRQAGGYVLALTPAATVDVHDFRRLVAEARRSDDHKALTLLENALARWTGDAFGPLDTPWFNSVRDTLDQERFAAQLDLDDLRLRLGRHSESLPGLRARSAAHPLDERLAGQMMLALHHSGRAAEALAHYQHVRHRLAGELGIEPGPALRQIQAIVLAPPPAPPAGRTSAPGTARPTAPRTTPAPQEVTGTPPAQLPAPVTAFTGRRSEVARLDELARTSGIVALSGTAGVGKTTLAVHWAHRARDAFPDGQLYANLRGFDPSAAPTDPAEAVRGFLVALGVQPERVPVGLEELTGLYRSLLADRRILILLDNARDAEQVRPLLPGVRGTFTLVTSRNRLTSLAVAEDARLLTVDPLTSDQARALLTARLGDPRIAAEPTAVQEITARCAGLPFALAVVAARAAARPHFPLALLAEELRADGGRLDALDAGDPATQVRAVFFWSYRALDPDTARMFRLLGLHPGPDLSVHAAAALAGVPVSTARSRLADLTRVHLLTEHLPGRYTLHDLLRAYAAELAQAQDTDRERAIRRLLDHYLGTARRADALLTPRSTPAQDTAQPLSDHQEALDWFTAEHPILLALVARSPAPDNWELASTLTTFLDRNGHWQALATVQTTALEAARRQDNTAARADAHRGLGLALDRLDHHTEAYDHYLKALALYGELGSHSGRARVHQHLSRLLEAKGLHHWALAHARRSLNHHRADEDAAGESAALNHIGWVLAQLGHHHRALVHCRASLTLAEDAGDLNGQAHIQDSLGYVHLRLGRYEAAATHYRRAVALFHQTGDRLSAARGLTQLAETCRHAAHPAAARDAWGQALTLTDQLGLPDSDPLRAGILNSLDLPAFPDTASEAPVRAEIPGIHSVPLRE, via the coding sequence ATGACGGTGCATCTCACGGTGCTCGGCAGCATCGAGTCGCACATCGACGGCAAGCCCGCACCCCTGGGCCACTCCCGGCAGCGCAGCGTCCTCGCCGCGCTCCTCGTGGACACCGGACGGCCCGTCACCACCGGGGAACTGGCCGAACGCGTCTGGGGCGAGGCCCCCCCACGCCAGGCCCGCGCCACCCTCCACGGCTACGTCTCCCGCCTGCGCCAGGCCTTCTCCACCACCACCGAGGTGGCCATCACCCGACAGGCGGGCGGCTACGTCCTCGCCCTGACCCCCGCGGCCACCGTGGACGTGCACGACTTCCGCCGCCTGGTCGCCGAAGCCCGCAGGAGCGACGACCACAAAGCCCTGACCCTGCTGGAGAACGCGCTGGCCCGATGGACCGGCGACGCCTTCGGCCCGCTCGACACACCCTGGTTCAACTCGGTGCGCGACACCCTCGACCAGGAACGCTTCGCGGCCCAACTCGACCTCGACGACCTGCGATTACGCCTCGGCCGCCACTCCGAGTCCCTGCCCGGCCTGCGGGCCCGCTCCGCCGCACACCCCCTCGACGAACGCCTCGCCGGCCAGATGATGCTCGCCCTGCACCACAGTGGCCGCGCCGCCGAAGCCCTCGCCCACTACCAGCACGTCCGGCACCGCCTGGCCGGTGAACTGGGCATCGAACCGGGCCCCGCGCTACGGCAGATCCAGGCCATCGTCCTGGCACCGCCCCCCGCCCCGCCCGCCGGCCGCACCTCTGCCCCCGGAACGGCACGGCCCACCGCACCGCGGACCACGCCCGCCCCGCAGGAGGTGACAGGCACTCCCCCGGCCCAACTCCCGGCGCCCGTCACCGCGTTCACCGGCCGCCGCAGCGAAGTGGCCCGACTCGACGAACTGGCCCGCACGTCGGGCATCGTCGCCCTGTCCGGCACAGCCGGAGTCGGCAAGACCACGCTCGCGGTGCACTGGGCACATCGGGCACGCGACGCCTTCCCCGACGGGCAGCTGTACGCGAACCTGCGCGGCTTCGACCCGTCGGCGGCCCCGACGGACCCCGCAGAGGCCGTACGCGGCTTTCTGGTCGCTCTCGGAGTCCAGCCGGAGCGCGTACCCGTCGGCCTGGAGGAACTGACCGGCCTGTACCGCAGTCTGCTGGCCGACCGGAGGATCCTGATCCTCCTTGACAACGCCCGCGACGCGGAACAGGTCCGCCCCCTGCTGCCCGGCGTCCGCGGCACCTTCACGCTGGTGACCAGCCGCAACCGGCTCACCAGCCTGGCCGTGGCCGAGGACGCCCGGCTCCTGACCGTCGACCCGCTCACCTCCGACCAGGCCCGCGCCCTGCTCACAGCCCGGCTCGGCGACCCCCGGATCGCCGCCGAACCGACGGCCGTGCAGGAGATCACCGCCCGCTGTGCGGGACTGCCGTTCGCGCTGGCCGTGGTGGCCGCCCGCGCCGCCGCCCGACCGCACTTCCCGCTCGCCCTGCTGGCGGAGGAACTGCGCGCCGACGGAGGCCGCCTCGACGCCCTCGACGCGGGAGATCCGGCCACCCAGGTGCGGGCCGTGTTCTTCTGGTCGTACCGCGCCCTGGACCCCGACACGGCCCGCATGTTCCGTCTGCTGGGGCTTCATCCCGGGCCCGACCTCTCGGTTCACGCGGCCGCCGCGCTGGCCGGCGTCCCCGTGTCCACGGCCCGCTCCCGGCTGGCCGACCTGACCCGCGTCCATCTGCTCACCGAGCACCTCCCCGGCCGGTACACCCTCCACGACCTCCTGCGCGCCTACGCCGCCGAACTCGCCCAGGCCCAGGACACCGACCGCGAGCGGGCCATCCGCCGTCTGCTCGACCACTACCTCGGCACGGCGCGCAGAGCCGACGCCCTGCTGACGCCCCGGAGCACTCCGGCGCAGGACACGGCACAGCCGCTCTCCGATCACCAGGAGGCGCTGGACTGGTTCACCGCCGAGCACCCGATCCTGCTCGCCCTCGTCGCCCGGTCCCCGGCACCGGACAACTGGGAACTGGCCTCGACCCTCACCACCTTCCTCGACCGCAACGGGCACTGGCAGGCCCTGGCGACGGTTCAGACGACAGCGCTCGAAGCCGCCCGCCGACAAGACAACACAGCGGCCCGGGCCGACGCGCACCGCGGCCTCGGACTGGCCCTGGACCGCCTGGACCACCACACCGAGGCCTACGACCACTACCTCAAGGCCCTCGCCCTCTACGGCGAACTCGGCAGCCACTCCGGCCGGGCCCGGGTCCATCAGCACCTGTCCCGGCTCCTCGAGGCCAAGGGCCTGCACCACTGGGCCCTCGCTCACGCACGGCGCAGCCTGAACCACCACCGGGCGGACGAGGACGCCGCCGGAGAATCCGCCGCGCTCAACCACATCGGCTGGGTCCTCGCACAACTCGGCCATCACCACCGGGCGTTGGTCCACTGCCGCGCGTCGCTCACGCTCGCCGAGGACGCGGGGGACCTCAACGGGCAGGCTCACATCCAGGACAGCCTCGGATACGTCCATCTGCGACTCGGGCGGTACGAGGCTGCGGCCACCCACTACCGCCGGGCCGTCGCCCTGTTCCACCAGACCGGCGACCGCCTCAGCGCGGCCAGAGGGCTCACCCAACTGGCGGAGACCTGCCGGCACGCCGCCCACCCCGCCGCCGCCCGCGACGCCTGGGGCCAGGCCCTCACCTTGACCGACCAACTCGGCCTGCCCGACTCCGACCCCCTCCGCGCCGGCATCCTGAACTCCCTGGACCTGCCCGCCTTTCCTGACACGGCAAGCGAGGCACCCGTACGAGCCGAAATTCCGGGAATTCACTCCGTCCCGTTGCGCGAATAG
- a CDS encoding signal peptidase I — protein MNDGIYVGNAGHDAPLDRGWILGHFKEVGDPRHTEAVEVKWGIHPRGEQRLEWVRGEERTALLVLISGRFRVEFPGRDVVLEKQGDYVVWGRGVDHSWCAEEESVLLTVRWPSVAGYAITQE, from the coding sequence ATGAACGACGGTATTTACGTAGGGAATGCGGGGCACGACGCCCCACTGGACCGAGGATGGATACTCGGCCACTTCAAGGAGGTCGGCGACCCTCGGCACACCGAGGCGGTCGAGGTCAAATGGGGTATCCATCCGCGCGGCGAGCAGCGGCTGGAGTGGGTACGGGGTGAGGAGCGGACCGCTCTCCTGGTGCTCATCAGCGGCCGGTTTCGCGTGGAATTCCCTGGGCGAGATGTCGTTCTCGAAAAGCAGGGAGATTATGTCGTCTGGGGTCGCGGTGTCGATCACTCGTGGTGCGCGGAAGAAGAATCGGTGTTGTTGACGGTTCGGTGGCCGTCCGTCGCCGGTTACGCCATCACGCAGGAATAG
- a CDS encoding RICIN domain-containing protein → METRSAVGNRVAGVYYKEHKAADPNWTPSNDGDRSDLAIALYSSTDEGRSWKVLNVVATGGWQGGSAGATGTNVATANKDKQVDPLWEPYLMVYKGKLVCYYSDENDYTGFDPVTGVPKKDPANDTATDSHGQILVHRTWDGRTTNWSDPVVDISGSVQDMGGGKSEIGGGRPGMTNVVPTSDGRWMLTFEYWGGGANTRYVISDDPLKFFRGSQTGMSVGALPVVAGSRPLSGGGRPVLVRLPDGRLVYNAANSGDVWVNETGRSDVVWTEYQTTSPAGYSRNLQYVDGTGRIAILNNQGTSTIAYAEVDLGDSAGTYYQLVNRKTGQVIGTGNRTNDANLGNADTPDVVLEDSGAAADPDTQQWHVVTEPNGGTTLLNRSGGRAAAIWTGNATVGQRIGQWVDNSPTGSWNLVKASDGYYRLQAVKNTSLYLTGASAGAPLTLQNGTADGSQDWKLVR, encoded by the coding sequence ATGGAAACACGCAGTGCAGTCGGGAATCGCGTGGCCGGGGTCTACTACAAGGAGCACAAGGCGGCCGACCCGAACTGGACCCCGTCCAACGACGGCGACCGCAGCGACCTGGCGATCGCCCTGTACTCCAGCACCGACGAGGGCAGGAGCTGGAAGGTCCTCAACGTCGTGGCGACCGGCGGCTGGCAGGGCGGCAGCGCGGGCGCGACTGGCACGAACGTCGCGACCGCCAACAAGGACAAGCAGGTGGACCCGCTGTGGGAGCCCTACCTGATGGTCTACAAGGGCAAGCTGGTCTGCTACTACTCCGACGAGAACGACTACACCGGCTTCGACCCGGTCACCGGCGTCCCGAAGAAGGACCCCGCCAACGACACGGCCACCGACTCGCACGGCCAGATCCTCGTGCACCGTACCTGGGACGGCCGGACCACCAACTGGAGCGACCCCGTCGTCGACATCTCCGGGTCGGTGCAGGACATGGGCGGCGGCAAGAGCGAGATCGGCGGCGGCCGGCCGGGCATGACCAACGTCGTCCCGACGTCGGACGGCAGGTGGATGCTCACCTTCGAGTACTGGGGCGGCGGAGCCAACACCCGCTATGTCATCTCCGACGATCCGCTGAAGTTCTTCCGCGGCAGCCAGACCGGCATGTCCGTCGGCGCGCTCCCGGTCGTCGCCGGTTCCCGTCCGCTCTCGGGCGGCGGCAGGCCGGTCCTGGTCCGCTTGCCCGACGGGCGTCTCGTCTACAACGCGGCGAACAGCGGCGACGTGTGGGTCAACGAGACCGGACGCAGCGACGTCGTGTGGACCGAGTACCAGACGACCTCGCCGGCCGGCTACAGCCGCAACCTCCAGTACGTCGACGGCACCGGCCGCATCGCGATCCTCAACAACCAGGGCACGTCCACGATCGCCTACGCCGAGGTCGACCTCGGCGACTCGGCCGGCACCTACTACCAGCTGGTCAACCGCAAGACCGGTCAGGTGATCGGTACCGGCAACAGGACCAACGACGCCAACCTCGGCAACGCGGACACACCGGACGTGGTTCTGGAGGACTCCGGAGCGGCGGCCGACCCGGACACCCAGCAATGGCACGTGGTGACCGAGCCGAACGGCGGTACGACCCTGCTGAACAGGTCGGGCGGCAGGGCGGCGGCCATCTGGACGGGCAACGCCACGGTCGGTCAGCGCATCGGCCAGTGGGTCGACAACAGCCCGACGGGCAGCTGGAACCTCGTCAAGGCGTCCGACGGTTACTACCGGCTCCAGGCCGTCAAGAACACGAGCCTCTACCTCACCGGGGCGTCCGCGGGAGCGCCGCTCACCCTCCAGAACGGCACTGCCGACGGCTCGCAGGACTGGAAGCTCGTCCGCTAG
- a CDS encoding glycoside hydrolase family 36 protein, with protein MTAAAEIARESLLWCDEVLGLRAVADATGSVGLALGDGSPGCRVPLVEVVLTGHGRTWSGERFIDTAVGGRLMLRDHETVEDGHWRRTTIRLTDPQTGLAAHVVLATVPGSGFLRSQVRLVNEGETPVHLESVSTLTLGGIADPGGGLGGLTLHWADNDWLAECRWRHAGFRDQVVSLNRAAHGHEGRGCFERCSQGSWSTGRHLPLGALTDGAGGAWLWQIESSAGWRYETGEREGAAYVALFGPDDAHHQWRHTLAPGEEFTTVPAVLVRAESGGLDAAFGELTAYRRLIRRSHPDLRALPVIYNDYMNTLMGDPTTAKLLPLIEAAGAAGAEVFVIDAGWYDDDAQGWWDAVGAWEPAGRRFPGGIQEVLDAIRRQGMTPGLWLEPEVVGVRSPLARTLPPEAFFRRGGVRLTEHGRHHLDLRHPAARAHLDRVVDRIVGEWGVGYLKLDYNINAGPGTENGTESAGAGLLGHHRAHLDWLASLLDRHPGLVLENCGSGGLRMDYAQLAVAQLQSTSDQQDPLRYPPIAAAAATAVTPEQAAVWAYPQPHFTLDEIAFTMTTALLGRVHLSGFLDRMSEEQSALVRSAVDVYRRIRPEIAEARPVWPLGLPSWTDTWLAHGLHAESGTYLAFWRRTPVADDPEGPVGRSAVQDQSGDSVTVPVPHLRDSPVRPAVLYPSDSGAKASWNAVDGTLTVTLPRPGTAVLLRLG; from the coding sequence GGATGCCGTGTTCCCCTCGTCGAGGTCGTCCTCACCGGGCACGGACGCACCTGGTCCGGAGAACGCTTCATCGACACGGCCGTCGGCGGCCGCCTGATGCTGCGCGACCACGAGACCGTCGAGGACGGTCACTGGCGGCGCACCACGATCCGGCTCACCGATCCGCAGACCGGTCTGGCCGCCCACGTCGTCCTGGCCACCGTCCCGGGTTCGGGTTTCCTGCGCAGCCAGGTGCGCCTGGTCAACGAGGGGGAGACCCCCGTGCACCTGGAGAGCGTCTCCACCCTCACACTCGGAGGCATCGCCGACCCGGGAGGCGGTCTGGGCGGTCTGACCCTGCACTGGGCCGACAACGACTGGCTCGCCGAATGCCGTTGGCGGCACGCCGGGTTCCGGGACCAGGTCGTCTCCCTGAACAGGGCGGCCCACGGCCACGAGGGCCGCGGCTGCTTCGAGCGCTGCTCGCAGGGCAGTTGGTCGACGGGCCGCCATCTGCCCCTCGGCGCCCTCACAGACGGCGCCGGCGGAGCCTGGCTCTGGCAGATCGAGTCCAGCGCGGGCTGGCGGTACGAGACCGGGGAGCGCGAGGGCGCCGCCTATGTGGCCCTGTTCGGGCCCGACGACGCACACCACCAGTGGCGGCACACGCTTGCTCCGGGCGAGGAGTTCACCACCGTGCCCGCCGTCCTCGTGCGCGCCGAATCCGGAGGCCTGGACGCGGCCTTCGGCGAGCTCACCGCCTACCGCCGCCTCATCCGCCGCAGCCACCCCGATCTCCGGGCGCTGCCGGTGATCTACAACGACTACATGAACACCCTGATGGGCGACCCCACCACCGCCAAGCTCCTGCCGCTGATCGAAGCGGCCGGTGCGGCCGGTGCCGAGGTCTTCGTCATCGACGCCGGCTGGTACGACGACGACGCCCAGGGCTGGTGGGACGCGGTCGGCGCCTGGGAACCCGCCGGTCGGCGCTTCCCGGGCGGCATCCAGGAAGTCCTGGACGCCATCCGACGCCAGGGCATGACACCCGGGCTGTGGCTGGAACCCGAGGTCGTCGGCGTCCGCAGCCCCCTCGCGCGCACCCTGCCGCCCGAGGCGTTCTTCCGCCGCGGCGGCGTCCGCCTGACCGAGCACGGACGCCACCACCTGGACCTGCGCCACCCCGCGGCCCGCGCCCATCTCGACCGGGTCGTCGACCGGATCGTGGGGGAGTGGGGCGTCGGCTACCTCAAACTCGACTACAACATCAACGCCGGCCCCGGAACCGAGAACGGCACCGAGAGCGCAGGCGCCGGACTGCTCGGCCACCACCGCGCCCACCTCGACTGGCTGGCCTCCCTCCTCGACCGTCACCCCGGCCTCGTCCTGGAGAACTGCGGCTCGGGAGGACTGCGCATGGACTACGCACAACTCGCCGTCGCCCAGCTGCAGTCCACGAGCGACCAGCAGGACCCGCTGCGCTACCCGCCCATCGCGGCGGCGGCCGCCACCGCCGTCACCCCCGAGCAGGCAGCCGTCTGGGCCTACCCCCAGCCGCACTTCACCCTCGACGAGATCGCCTTCACGATGACGACCGCGCTGCTCGGCCGGGTGCATCTGTCCGGCTTCCTCGACCGGATGAGCGAGGAGCAGTCCGCGCTCGTCCGCTCGGCCGTCGACGTCTACCGGCGCATCCGCCCCGAGATCGCGGAGGCCCGGCCTGTGTGGCCGCTGGGTCTGCCCTCCTGGACGGACACCTGGCTCGCGCACGGGCTGCACGCCGAGTCGGGCACGTATCTGGCGTTCTGGCGGCGCACGCCGGTCGCCGACGACCCGGAGGGGCCCGTCGGCCGGTCCGCGGTACAGGACCAGTCCGGCGACAGCGTCACCGTGCCGGTACCGCACCTGCGCGACTCTCCCGTGCGCCCGGCGGTGCTGTATCCGAGCGACTCCGGCGCGAAGGCGAGCTGGAACGCGGTCGATGGCACGCTCACGGTCACACTGCCCCGGCCGGGGACTGCCGTACTGCTGCGTCTCGGGTAG